The genomic DNA TGTAGTAACAGCAGAAACAGGAGGCAGGGGTTGGGTTTGTTGAGGGGCCTTCATTTGCTGGAGCTGAAAATTGAGGATTGTAGTGGTCTTTCCTTTAGGTGACTCCTCGAGGATGCCAGCGAGCTGGTTTGCCAAATTAACTAAATCCGGAGTGGACATAGTTTCCCATTATATCTTGGTCCTTTTAACTAGAAGAGAACAACCCCAGTTCAGCCTGTCAATGGACATGGAGTTAAGTGCTACCAAGGTGGATTCAGCATCTACAGCAATCCAGAATGGCCTTCGAAGATAATCTGGACTAGATGGTGATAGTCATGAACAGGTTCGTCAGGCTTTTGTGTGCAAGCCTGGATCTTGTTCTGATCGACAGGCTTAGGAAAAGCTGTAAGCATTCAGTGGAGATTTCCAGTGAATGTTCTAGCATCTTGCCAAAATTTAGGCATCTGTTTCTTTAAATCCCTTCTAGGATGTTCCTATTAGGATGTTTTCATCCAGTGTTTGGCCCGACCCTCACCAACAAGCGTGTGGACCCATTGATATAAATCTGAGCACTCAGATTAGTAAATCTGAATAACTATGTTAAATTCTTCAGCAAATTTATGGGGTCTCAGTCACTTTAGGAAACTCTTTCACTACGGCTCAAAACTCAGCCTTAATCCAGGCAACGTAAGCAATGTGGCATTCTTCGGGACCCCCAGCAGAGTAAACTGTAGAGGGGTAGGTATTAATATGTTTGGGAGAGGAGGAGTGAGGAGAAGTTTGGAGGGAAAAGGAAGCTCAGCAAAAGGGTTAGAATGAGAGATGGGTAGAGGGGGTGTTGGGGGCagtgaggagagaagagagggaaatagtGCCAGAGGCGGGGCCTGAGCGCAAGGCCGCCCCACCTGTCAGGAGACAAAGAAGATGGGGAGGGGACAAGGCCTCAGAAGCCATGTGGACGTCTTTCAATTGTTTGCCTGCCTCAGTTAGTTTATAAATAGTACTTTGCAAAAAGGCAGACTTTGAATCCAGAAACTGTTTGGAAGCCTCAAGGTATCAATGAAAATAAGCATCCAATTCAGTTTTGACAATTTTAGAGCCCATGGCTGTCCGATTGAGTTGTGAGGAAGGGAAATTTGGGGAGCTCGAAAGTTCCCCATAATGGCCATTGAAGttgtaaattgttttttgttAAGTTAGTCCATATAAGAATGCACGTGAGGAGGGACCACAATTTTTAATCATGGGACCGGCGGGGCTCCCagaagagtgggggcaggggcacgcTCAAAGCATTTTGATCACTGGGGTCCCATTTCCCAGAGGCTTTTCTCCAGAGTGAAGAGGAAAATTCCTGAACAGCACAGCCCCAGTAGGAATGGCTGGGCTCTAGAAAGGAGTCAGACAAAGGCCAAACGAGTACTCTCTGAAAGGATAAAGCCTAAAACAGATCCTGAATAAAGCCTGGAGAGCTCAAAACATAGAGTGAAGCACAAATCCAGGCAAAAACTCACATTCAAACCCCAGGGTTGGCCAGGAATCAGTGAGCCCAGCTGGCGCTGAGGGTGCTGGCACCTGTTTGCTCACCAGCCTCAGTCgctgggtggggttggggggggggcggtgtgtgtgtgcgtcCTGCCTGCATCCCACTTCTGACACCTAgtaatgttttccttaaaaatagatctgccagttattttaccagcgaAATGGGTTTGTTTATTCAGGAATAGTAGAAAATTGCTATTTGGGACAAGCAAGCTGTGACCAAACCATAGAGAGTTCCctagaacagaagagagaaatgcTCTTTTatagagcaagtgggggagtTGGGAGGACCTCTTATAAACTAGAAGTCCATTGGACTAAGAGCTGGAAGTGTAGTgacttctcattggctgggccGTGATGGCCCCCCGTTGGCTGGGTtgttgagggagagggaggggagaaaaccctccttccttccctggggcTGTGAAGCCCATTGGGAATGCAAAGGGCTGCGGGAGTGAGGGATGCACATGAGAGCTCCTCCTGTTGGTCTCCACTGAGTGTGAGTCAGgtttcctttattctgtttcactgtatagatatctatatagagatGTACTCACCTGGCGCCCTTTCCCAGGCCCACCCACCAAGCATGGGGCCTGATTGTGATGTGACTCCAAGTCACAGTCCCTGACCACTATGCTGAGCCTCCCAATAGGCCAGGCACCAGTAGATGTGCAAAGAAATGCTGGCCCCAGGAGGTGTGCTCTCTGGCTTGTGAAACCGAATAAAGGAACCCTTGTTTAGAACGGAGTTGGGAGACCAGCAGGAGGCATGCTCACGAGTTGTCAACTGTAGAGCCAACAGGAAGAGACACACCTCGCAGGTGGATGCCACTTTACAACCCCAGGAGGAGGAAGCGAGCTTTCCTCTTAGGCAATAGCCTAGCCAGCGAGAGGCCACTACACTCCCAGCTCCCAGTTTACTCCAGGGGACTTCTGGTTCACAACAGGCCCCTAACCACCCCCTTCCTCTGTTCTGGGAACTTGCCTGTGGTTTTGCTGTAACTTTCGTGTCCCAGATTttaattctctgctattcccagaTAAACTCATTTTGCTGGTAACTATGGTTGACGgtgttatttttaaggttaacaggCCTTCCAGGATGCCCTCTGTCCAGCCCTGGGCCAACTCCACACCCCAGGCCCTGACCCCACCCACACGGGCCTGGGCTGCCAAATTCTCTGTGGCCACCGTCCAGTGCACGTGCGAGTGTGAGGCTAGGGCTGCACCTTGGTCTCCGTCCCAAAGGCCACAAGGAGTCACACAAGGTCACTTTCACCCGAACTAGGACCGTGGTCCCCACTGCACTGGCCTGCACAGACTGACACGCCGAGACTTGCTTTATCCAGGGAAGCGATGCTGGACCCGGGTGCCTAGAGCAGGTCAGCTCCCACCCCCCCCTTCTTTCCAGCAAGCACCCCACAGGCTGGTTCCTCACTCTGCCCTGAGGGCCCCTCAGAGCCATCCTCAAGGCCCCTTTTCTCCACCCCAGCTCTGTTCCGCCCAAATTCCCAGTGCTGCCCTCTGCTGTAGGGATAACTTCTTGGATATGGGTATTTCTCCCAAACTGTGCTGGGAGCCACCCCCCTCCTACGTGAAGGGGGCCACTGCCTCTCCAAGGCACAGATACTGGACAGGATAGGGCTGGGCGGGGGTGGAGCTGGATAGGGTCTGTCAGGTTTGGGGGCCGGAGTGGAACACTGGACAGGGGCTGAGCCAGACCCCCGGGGGGTGCCCTCTGCCCTGAGTGCAGACCACATGTTAGTTAACAGTTGCCACCAAGCTCTGGCCACATGCCAGTGAGAATTCCCAAAGCTTTACAGGCGCTAActattgtggggcacctgggggggctcagtcggttgagcatctgacccctgctcaggtcatgatctcatggcttgtgggttcaagccccacatcgggctctgtgctgacagcttggagcctggagcctccatgggattctgtgtctccgtctctctctgccctccccccgttcatgcgtgctctctctgtgtctcaaaaataaataagaacattaaaaacaaaaaacaaatgctaaCTACTGTGACCTCCACACCCTCTTGGGttctatttttcatctctggCCGAGAGACGGAGATGCTGAGGCACAGAATGTTGGTGAACCCCCTACTCTCAGCTCTTCTGTCCCCATTGGAACCTAGAGCTTCTCCCGACACCCCCTGCTCTGCAAGGAGCGGTCCACCTGTGGCCTCGCCCCTGAGCCTGAGCTCACCTCCACCGTGTCCCCGCCTGGATCACTACCCTTCACTCTGGGTACAGCCTGGCTCAACCCTCCCTGCAGATACACGTGGCCTGGCAGGGTCCACCATGGGACTCAGGAGCGGGGAAGTTGTCTCAGAAGCCCAGCACTTTGGGGAACTTTCCAGAACGCTCGCTGAAAAGCGGAGGAGCGGCGGCTGCCCGAGCTGCGCCCAGCAACGCGCTCCTTCCCGCTCCCCCACACCGGCCTCGGCCCCCTCACCGGCTGTAGAAAATGGTGAAAGAAACTACTTACTATGATGTTTTGGGGGTCAAACCCAATGCCACCCAGGAAGAATTGAAAAAGGCTTACAGGAAATTGGCTTTGAAGTACCACCCTGACAAAAATCCAAATGAAGGAGAGAAGTTTAAACAGATTTCTCAAGCTTATGAAGTGCTCTCTGATGCGAAGAAAAGGGAATTATATGACAAAGGAGGAGAACAGGCAATTAAAAAAGGTGGAGCAGGTGGTGGTTTTGGCTCCCCCATGGACATCTTTGATATGttttttggaggaggaggaaggatgcagagagagaggagaggtaaaAATGTTGTGCATCAGCTCTCTGTAACCTTAGAAGATTTATATAATGGTGCAACAAGAAAACCAGCTCTGCAAAAGAATGTGATTTGAGACAAATGTGAAGGCCGAGGTGGTAAGAAAGGAGCGGTAGAATGTTGTCCCAATTGCCGAGGTACTGGAATGCAAATAAGAATTCATCAGATAGGACCTGGAATGGTTCAGCAAATTCAGTCTGTGTGCATGGAGTGCCAGGGCCATGGGGAATGGATCAGTCCTAAAGATAGATGTACAAGCTGCAATGGAAGGAAGATAGTTCGAGAAAAGAAGATTCTAGAAGTTCATATTGACAAAGGCATGAAAGATGGCCAGAAGATAACATTCCATGGTGAAGGAGACCAAGAACCTGGACTGGAACCAGGAGATATTATCATTGTTTTAGATCAGAAGGACCATGCTGTTTTTACTAGACGAGgagaggatcttttcatgtgtatggaCATACAGCTGGTTGAAGCACTGTGCGGCTTTCAAAAGCCAATATCTACTCTAGACAACAGAACCATTGTCTTTACCTCTCGTCCAGGTCAGATTGTCAAGCATGCAGATATCAAGTGTGTGCTGAATGAAGGCATGCCAATTTATCGTAGACCATACGAAAAGGGTCGCCTAATCATCGAATTTAAGGTAAACTTCCCTGAGAATGGCTTTCTCTCTCCTGATAAACTGTCTTTGCTGGAAAAGCTCCTACCTGAGAGGAAGGAAGTAGAAGAGACTGATGAAATGGACCAGGTAGAATTGGTGGACTTTGATCCAAATCAGGAAAGAAGGCGCCATTACAATGGAGAAGCGTATGAGGATGATGAACATCGCCCTAGGGGAGGTGTTCAGTGTCAGACCTCTTAATGGGGCCAGTGAAGAACACTGCTGGCATTTTATATGCAGTAGTGAACGAATGAAGGACTATAATCATAGCTCACTACttgctattattgtttttgttttaatattcaactatagtagtgttttaaaagttaaatgaagaataaaaaatataaaagctcaaaaaaaaaaaaaaaaaagaagcccagcACTTTGTGGCTCAGGTGGCCTGGTGGCAGGTCAGAGCACTTAGCAGAGCGGCTCTGACGACGTGGTCCAACACCCCGTGCCTGGGGCTCGCGGGGGGCCCGAGTCAGCAGGACTCACCCCGCCTGGGGAAGGGCCCAGCGGCCCTGAGCTTCCTCAGCCACACAGGTGATTGCCTGAAGGCCCAGGCACCAGGGGCTGTGAAGGCGGCCGATTCTGGCCTCTCTCAGGCATAGCTGGTCCTGTGAGCACAGCACATGGAG from Panthera tigris isolate Pti1 chromosome D1, P.tigris_Pti1_mat1.1, whole genome shotgun sequence includes the following:
- the LOC122231141 gene encoding dnaJ homolog subfamily A member 1-like, coding for MQIRIHQIGPGMVQQIQSVCMECQGHGEWISPKDRCTSCNGRKIVREKKILEVHIDKGMKDGQKITFHGEGDQEPGLEPGDIIIVLDQKDHAVFTRRGEDLFMCMDIQLVEALCGFQKPISTLDNRTIVFTSRPGQIVKHADIKCVLNEGMPIYRRPYEKGRLIIEFKVNFPENGFLSPDKLSLLEKLLPERKEVEETDEMDQVELVDFDPNQERRRHYNGEAYEDDEHRPRGGVQCQTS